The proteins below come from a single Arthrobacter crystallopoietes genomic window:
- the hrpB gene encoding ATP-dependent helicase HrpB, with translation MTSAYYPSSGPANGPGSFDLAAIGAGLVFAESLGELTEAIRAEGPAGSAVVQAPPGTGKTTLVPPLLANLVWNRAGHGARDKGSLPRVVVTQPRRVAARAAARRLAALDGSRLGDRVGYTVRGERRTGPGTLVEFVTPGILLRRLLADPGLEGTDAVILDEVHERGLETDLLLGMLAEVRELRGDLTFVAMSATLDAPRFAALIGKYDGAGPATVVDCPSALHPLETVWAPAAVARLDGRGVTRAFLDHVADTAAASHHEALAADPGIDALVFVPGAWEVSHVATRIRNRLRDRGAGTEVLELHGQAGPAAQDRAVSGREPGGPPRIIVSTALAESSLTVPGVRLVVDAGLSREPRRDAARGMSGLVTVSCSRASAEQRAGRAARQGTGTVVRCYDQKTFGAAPAHRTPEIMAADLTGAALVLACWGAPGGQGLALPDDPPRNAMDEAVEVLRDLGAVEPSGHATELGRTLARIPADPRLGRALLDGSAVLGRSAGKRTTAAEIVALVTGDLRAPGADLTRLLSALRSGQEPAATRWAEESRRLEGIVREESSGVVLPGEPSEPVPEGDAVGFVVALAFPDRVARRVPGSGPEQYLLASGTRAGLPAGSPLAGHEWLAVAEVSRAQGRAAAGTGAVIRSAAPLAAETAEAAARHLLADTVEASFANGRVTARRQRRLGSIVLSSTPIRPPLAEGRAAVVRALEQDGLSIIGWSTTADALRRRLALLHRELGELWPDVSDEALIARLDEWLAPEIEALAGGTPANAVNLTDPLRRLLPWPEAARLGELAPESLEVPSGSRVRIAYPEPGDGEGRPVVAVKLQECFGWARTPRLVGERVPVLFHLLSPARRPLAVTDDLASFWSGPYAQVRAEMRGRYPKHPWPEDPWTAPATARVTRKA, from the coding sequence GTGACTTCTGCGTACTACCCCTCCTCCGGCCCTGCAAACGGCCCCGGCTCCTTCGACCTGGCAGCCATCGGCGCCGGTCTGGTCTTTGCGGAGTCGCTGGGGGAGCTAACCGAGGCGATTAGGGCGGAAGGCCCGGCCGGTTCCGCCGTGGTGCAGGCTCCTCCCGGTACAGGCAAGACCACGTTGGTGCCGCCACTGCTGGCGAACCTGGTTTGGAACAGGGCAGGACACGGAGCCCGGGACAAGGGAAGCCTTCCCCGAGTCGTGGTCACCCAGCCGCGCCGCGTTGCCGCACGCGCGGCTGCCCGTCGTCTCGCCGCACTGGACGGCAGCCGGCTCGGCGACCGCGTCGGGTACACGGTCCGGGGTGAACGCCGCACCGGCCCTGGAACCCTGGTCGAGTTCGTCACCCCGGGCATCCTGCTGCGCCGCCTGCTCGCGGATCCGGGGCTGGAAGGCACGGACGCGGTGATCCTGGACGAGGTCCATGAACGCGGGCTCGAGACAGACCTGCTGCTGGGCATGCTCGCCGAAGTCCGCGAACTGCGCGGCGACCTGACGTTCGTGGCCATGTCCGCCACCCTCGACGCCCCACGGTTCGCCGCTTTGATCGGCAAGTACGACGGCGCGGGGCCGGCTACCGTTGTCGACTGTCCTTCCGCACTCCATCCCTTGGAAACAGTCTGGGCGCCGGCAGCGGTGGCGCGGCTGGACGGACGCGGCGTCACCCGCGCCTTCCTGGACCACGTCGCGGATACGGCGGCGGCGTCGCACCACGAAGCGCTCGCAGCCGATCCGGGGATTGATGCCTTGGTCTTCGTGCCCGGCGCCTGGGAGGTTTCCCATGTCGCCACGCGCATCCGGAACCGGCTGCGCGATCGGGGAGCGGGGACCGAGGTATTGGAGCTGCACGGGCAGGCCGGTCCGGCGGCCCAGGACCGGGCAGTCTCCGGCCGGGAGCCGGGCGGACCGCCACGGATCATCGTGTCCACGGCGCTCGCCGAATCCTCGCTGACGGTTCCGGGCGTCCGGCTGGTGGTCGACGCGGGTCTGTCGCGCGAACCCCGGCGGGATGCCGCCCGTGGCATGTCCGGGCTGGTCACCGTGTCCTGCTCCCGCGCGTCCGCGGAGCAGCGCGCCGGTCGCGCCGCCCGGCAGGGCACCGGAACGGTGGTGCGTTGTTACGACCAGAAGACTTTCGGGGCTGCGCCGGCGCACCGGACGCCCGAGATCATGGCCGCGGACCTGACCGGTGCGGCGCTGGTCCTGGCCTGCTGGGGCGCCCCCGGCGGCCAGGGGCTCGCCCTGCCGGACGATCCTCCCCGGAATGCGATGGATGAGGCCGTCGAAGTGCTGCGCGATCTTGGCGCAGTGGAGCCCTCCGGGCATGCCACGGAGCTGGGCAGGACTCTCGCCCGGATTCCGGCAGATCCGCGGTTGGGGCGCGCCCTGCTGGATGGCTCCGCTGTGCTGGGCCGCTCCGCGGGGAAACGGACTACCGCGGCGGAGATTGTCGCTTTGGTCACCGGCGATCTGCGAGCGCCGGGCGCGGACCTGACCCGGCTGCTGTCCGCGCTGCGTTCGGGACAGGAACCCGCAGCCACGCGCTGGGCAGAGGAGTCGCGGCGGTTGGAGGGAATCGTGCGCGAGGAGAGTTCCGGCGTCGTACTTCCCGGGGAACCCTCGGAGCCGGTGCCGGAGGGCGACGCCGTGGGGTTCGTCGTCGCACTGGCGTTCCCCGACCGCGTGGCCCGCCGCGTTCCGGGCAGCGGACCGGAACAGTATCTGCTGGCCTCCGGTACCCGGGCCGGCCTGCCCGCCGGCAGCCCGCTGGCCGGACACGAATGGCTGGCCGTTGCGGAGGTATCCCGGGCGCAGGGGCGTGCTGCGGCCGGAACCGGCGCCGTGATCCGTTCAGCCGCACCGCTGGCGGCGGAGACCGCAGAGGCGGCAGCCCGGCACTTGCTGGCCGACACAGTGGAAGCCTCCTTCGCAAACGGCAGGGTGACGGCCCGGCGGCAACGCAGGCTAGGCTCCATTGTGCTGTCCTCGACTCCGATCCGGCCCCCGTTGGCCGAGGGGCGTGCGGCTGTCGTGCGGGCACTGGAGCAGGACGGACTGTCGATTATCGGTTGGTCGACGACGGCGGACGCCCTGCGCCGCCGGCTCGCTTTGCTGCACCGCGAACTGGGCGAACTCTGGCCGGACGTTTCCGACGAGGCGCTTATTGCTCGGCTGGATGAGTGGTTGGCGCCGGAGATCGAGGCCCTGGCCGGTGGTACCCCGGCGAATGCGGTCAATCTGACGGACCCGTTGCGGCGGCTGCTGCCCTGGCCGGAGGCGGCACGGCTCGGCGAACTGGCACCCGAGTCGCTGGAAGTACCAAGCGGTTCGCGGGTGCGGATCGCCTACCCCGAGCCAGGGGACGGCGAGGGCCGGCCGGTGGTGGCGGTCAAGCTGCAGGAGTGTTTCGGGTGGGCGCGGACGCCCCGGCTGGTGGGTGAGCGGGTGCCCGTGTTGTTCCACTTGCTCTCGCCCGCAAGACGACCATTGGCGGTAACGGACGACCTTGCCTCATTCTGGTCCGGGCCCTACGCGCAGGTACGGGCGGAAATGCGCGGCCGCTATCCGAAGCACCCCTGGCCGGAGGATCCCTGGACTGCGCCCGCGACGGCACGGGTCACGAGGAAAGCCTGA
- a CDS encoding DUF1992 domain-containing protein, which yields MGGMTSGEHERRLARAAELRAARNSGGQARDVDEDGDEEGRRQRNKISNAAKADYLIRDAMARGEFDNLEYAGKPIPGLGERYDPDWWIKGLIQRENITGLGPAAIMLRTEDAELDQVLDKQYTEKQVREIVEDFNTRVIEARRQLLGGPPVITKTRDVDGEVARWRERKAARAAAAPVTPEPEIKRPWWRRIWSRPS from the coding sequence ATGGGCGGAATGACCTCCGGCGAGCATGAGCGCAGGCTGGCGCGCGCGGCCGAGCTGCGCGCCGCACGCAACTCCGGTGGCCAGGCCCGCGACGTGGATGAGGACGGGGACGAGGAAGGCCGCCGCCAACGCAACAAGATCAGCAATGCGGCCAAGGCCGACTACCTCATCCGCGACGCGATGGCGCGCGGTGAATTCGACAATCTGGAGTACGCGGGAAAACCGATCCCGGGGCTGGGGGAGCGCTACGACCCGGACTGGTGGATCAAGGGCCTGATCCAGCGCGAAAACATCACCGGGCTGGGACCGGCAGCCATCATGCTGCGCACCGAGGACGCCGAGCTGGACCAGGTGCTGGACAAGCAGTACACAGAGAAACAGGTCCGCGAGATCGTTGAGGACTTCAATACCCGCGTGATCGAAGCCCGGCGCCAGCTGCTCGGGGGACCGCCTGTCATTACCAAGACCAGGGATGTCGACGGCGAAGTAGCCCGTTGGCGCGAACGCAAGGCAGCCCGTGCGGCCGCTGCCCCCGTCACGCCGGAACCGGAAATCAAGCGTCCCTGGTGGCGGCGGATCTGGAGCCGGCCGAGCTAA
- a CDS encoding 2-hydroxycarboxylate transporter family protein, which yields MILRMKGAMTVRGPADEVTAVGDDLAVRRQDGVQGGHGATRIEPAVYRPPGAFVPLERHPRVPGIFRGDLMSAVVLANVVCILIAGIYNGLGKRLKQLFVGFNGHGELMRIKGTAGDLRTPKKRDASSFIALGKGLAIASVLFVLGELLGAHLEFLHPYA from the coding sequence ATGATCTTGAGGATGAAGGGCGCGATGACCGTGCGGGGCCCAGCCGATGAAGTGACCGCCGTCGGAGACGATCTGGCGGTTCGCCGGCAGGATGGTGTCCAGGGCGGCCATGGCGCTACGCGGATCGAGCCTGCCGTCTACCGCCCGCCCGGTGCCTTCGTCCCGCTGGAACGTCATCCGCGAGTTCCGGGCATCTTCCGCGGCGACCTGATGTCCGCCGTGGTCCTGGCCAATGTTGTCTGCATTCTTATCGCGGGCATTTACAACGGGCTTGGGAAACGCCTCAAGCAGTTATTCGTGGGGTTCAATGGCCACGGCGAGCTGATGCGCATCAAGGGCACCGCGGGCGATCTCAGGACCCCGAAGAAGCGTGACGCCTCCTCCTTCATCGCTCTGGGCAAGGGGCTGGCCATCGCCTCGGTCCTCTTCGTGCTCGGCGAGCTGCTCGGCGCGCACTTGGAGTTCCTGCACCCGTACGCCTGA
- a CDS encoding 2-hydroxycarboxylate transporter family protein, with product MIASVLVPALLVGVSITYIKIDEVLSSMNNPVFIVLTIATVIVATLSSGFLGWLVKFHFVEAAITPGLVMADTGGSGDVSVLSAANRMHLMPFAALTNRVGGALVLFVTALLVPFMG from the coding sequence ATGATCGCCTCCGTGCTGGTGCCCGCTCTGCTGGTGGGCGTCTCCATCACCTACATCAAGATCGACGAGGTCCTCTCCTCAATGAATAATCCGGTGTTCATCGTGCTGACCATCGCCACGGTCATCGTCGCCACACTCTCCTCCGGCTTCCTCGGCTGGCTGGTGAAATTCCACTTCGTCGAGGCGGCGATCACGCCCGGCCTGGTGATGGCGGACACCGGCGGATCCGGCGACGTGTCCGTGCTCTCCGCGGCCAACCGCATGCACCTCATGCCGTTCGCGGCGCTGACCAACCGGGTCGGCGGGGCGTTGGTCCTGTTCGTGACCGCCCTGCTGGTCCCGTTCATGGGCTGA
- a CDS encoding alpha/beta hydrolase family protein: MATSETPVSIPVGETPVSGVYARPENPLATMVVAHGAGAGMEHPFLLGFTRALNDDGVATLRFNFPYREAGRKFPDRPPAAIAAWRAAMDFAAAESHGEPVWAAGKSFGGRMASMAVAEGMPAAGLVYLGYPLHPPGRPEKLRDEHLYGLTLPMLFLQGTRDPFATPELLETVVSRIGATAALQWLEGGGHSFEVAGLKRSADQIGASLAEPAAAFLAAHH; this comes from the coding sequence ATGGCCACCTCCGAAACCCCCGTCAGCATCCCCGTCGGCGAGACACCAGTCTCGGGCGTCTATGCCCGGCCCGAGAACCCGCTGGCCACAATGGTCGTTGCCCACGGGGCGGGCGCCGGCATGGAACATCCGTTCCTGCTGGGCTTCACCCGGGCATTGAATGACGACGGCGTAGCTACCTTGCGCTTCAACTTCCCCTACCGCGAGGCAGGCAGGAAGTTTCCGGACCGCCCGCCGGCCGCAATCGCCGCCTGGCGTGCCGCCATGGACTTTGCCGCCGCGGAATCGCACGGCGAGCCCGTGTGGGCCGCCGGCAAATCCTTCGGCGGGCGCATGGCCTCAATGGCCGTTGCCGAAGGTATGCCTGCAGCAGGACTGGTCTACCTTGGCTACCCGCTGCATCCGCCGGGTAGGCCGGAGAAGCTCCGCGACGAGCATCTCTACGGGCTGACCCTGCCAATGCTTTTCCTCCAAGGGACCCGCGATCCGTTCGCCACACCTGAACTCCTTGAAACCGTTGTTTCCCGCATCGGCGCGACTGCTGCGCTTCAGTGGCTGGAGGGCGGCGGCCATTCCTTCGAGGTCGCGGGCTTGAAGCGCAGCGCCGACCAGATCGGCGCTTCCCTGGCGGAACCTGCCGCGGCGTTCCTGGCCGCTCACCATTAG
- a CDS encoding elongation factor G-like protein EF-G2 translates to MSVKGTNGPGKGPGRAGTALRRSDGSTAMHAERPEEIRNVALVGHSGAGKTMLAEALLAATGAIARMGSIADGTTVSDSDPAEIHQQRSVALSVVPVVFSDVKVNLLDTPGYADFIGELRAGLRAADAVLFVVSAVDDIDAATIALWKECEEAAMPRAVAISRLDHPRADYSRALAAAQQAFGDAVMPLYLPVGAGETFTGLHGLLSGMVSEYPAGELQPVQRAATEDELAAAESARGALIEGIIAESEDETLMDRYLGGEQIAEETLVADLETAVVRGSFFPVIPASAETGVGTAELLRVLVQAFPSPVERELPAVMNLYGKPARALNCDPAGPLAGEVVRTSTDPFLGRVCLVRLFSGTLREDTAVHVSGHGLAERGHQDHDSDERVTHLHAPVGSALQAVPFAVAGDICALTKVGNAETSDTISAKDTPLLIEPWSMPEPLLPVAVEAASHADEDALARSLAKVASGDPTLRVERNAETGQLVLWCMGEAHADVVLWRLADQGVQLQTVNVITPLRETFAEPAKGHGRYVKQSGGHGQFAICDIEVEPLGRGAGFEFVDRVVGGAIPGQFIGSVEKGLRAQLLKGVSAGFPVVDIRVTLVGGKAHSVDSSDAAFQSAGALALREAAAAARIQLLEPVSAVTVMVPDEYVGAVLSDLSSRRGRVTGTTSVGGDRTEISAEVPDEELLRYAIQLRSLTAGTGSFRRDYLRHEPVPSNVTPAAVGA, encoded by the coding sequence ATGTCGGTAAAAGGCACAAACGGTCCGGGGAAGGGGCCCGGGCGCGCCGGGACGGCGCTGCGGCGGTCGGACGGGTCCACTGCGATGCACGCCGAGCGGCCGGAGGAGATCCGCAATGTCGCACTGGTGGGGCATTCGGGGGCAGGGAAGACGATGCTCGCCGAGGCATTGCTGGCTGCCACCGGTGCCATCGCCAGGATGGGTTCCATTGCCGACGGGACGACGGTCAGCGACTCGGACCCCGCGGAGATCCACCAGCAGCGGTCGGTGGCTCTGTCCGTGGTTCCGGTGGTTTTCAGCGACGTCAAAGTGAACCTGCTCGACACGCCCGGCTACGCGGACTTCATCGGCGAGCTGCGGGCCGGGCTGCGCGCTGCGGATGCTGTGCTGTTCGTGGTTTCGGCCGTGGACGATATCGATGCTGCCACCATCGCACTGTGGAAAGAGTGCGAAGAAGCCGCTATGCCCCGGGCAGTGGCGATCAGCCGGCTGGATCATCCCCGGGCCGATTACTCCCGGGCGCTCGCAGCTGCCCAGCAGGCATTCGGCGATGCCGTTATGCCGCTCTACCTCCCGGTGGGGGCTGGCGAAACGTTCACGGGATTGCACGGGCTGCTCTCGGGCATGGTGTCGGAATACCCGGCCGGGGAGCTGCAGCCTGTCCAACGTGCCGCGACCGAGGACGAACTTGCCGCGGCGGAATCCGCCCGAGGTGCGCTGATCGAGGGGATCATCGCCGAGAGCGAGGACGAGACGCTGATGGACCGCTATCTCGGTGGTGAGCAGATCGCCGAGGAAACCCTGGTCGCGGATTTGGAGACCGCCGTGGTCCGTGGTTCCTTCTTTCCGGTCATTCCGGCTTCCGCTGAAACGGGCGTGGGCACGGCCGAGCTGCTGCGGGTGCTCGTCCAGGCTTTCCCCTCGCCGGTTGAACGCGAGCTGCCGGCGGTGATGAACCTCTATGGGAAGCCGGCCCGGGCGCTGAACTGCGACCCTGCGGGTCCGCTCGCGGGCGAGGTGGTGCGGACCAGCACTGATCCGTTTCTGGGCCGGGTCTGCCTGGTGCGCTTATTCTCCGGTACTTTACGCGAGGACACTGCTGTCCACGTGAGCGGGCACGGTCTGGCCGAGCGAGGCCACCAGGACCATGACAGCGACGAGCGGGTCACGCATCTGCACGCTCCGGTCGGGTCGGCATTGCAGGCCGTGCCGTTTGCCGTGGCGGGGGATATCTGCGCGCTGACCAAGGTCGGCAATGCCGAAACCAGCGACACGATCTCGGCCAAGGACACGCCGTTGCTGATCGAACCGTGGTCCATGCCGGAACCGCTGCTGCCGGTGGCGGTCGAAGCCGCGTCGCACGCTGATGAAGACGCCCTTGCCCGCAGCCTGGCGAAGGTGGCATCGGGGGATCCGACGCTGCGGGTCGAGCGCAACGCCGAGACCGGCCAACTGGTGCTGTGGTGTATGGGTGAAGCCCACGCGGACGTGGTGTTGTGGAGGCTGGCCGACCAGGGCGTCCAGCTGCAGACGGTCAACGTCATCACGCCGCTGCGGGAGACCTTCGCCGAGCCTGCCAAGGGGCATGGGCGGTACGTCAAGCAGTCCGGCGGCCACGGGCAGTTCGCCATCTGCGACATAGAAGTCGAACCCCTCGGACGCGGAGCAGGGTTCGAATTTGTCGACAGGGTCGTCGGTGGCGCCATTCCCGGGCAGTTCATCGGGTCGGTGGAGAAAGGACTTAGGGCACAGCTGCTCAAGGGCGTTTCCGCGGGGTTTCCGGTTGTGGACATCCGCGTGACGCTGGTGGGCGGCAAGGCGCACAGCGTCGACTCCTCGGATGCCGCCTTCCAGTCCGCCGGGGCGCTGGCCTTGCGGGAGGCTGCTGCGGCGGCACGCATTCAGCTGCTGGAACCGGTGTCCGCTGTGACCGTCATGGTGCCGGACGAATACGTCGGCGCAGTGCTCAGCGACTTGTCTTCCCGCCGCGGCCGGGTGACAGGAACGACGTCGGTGGGCGGCGACCGTACTGAAATCAGCGCCGAAGTGCCGGACGAGGAATTACTGCGGTACGCCATCCAACTGCGCTCGCTGACCGCAGGCACCGGCAGCTTCCGGCGCGACTACCTGCGGCACGAGCCGGTGCCTTCCAATGTGACGCCGGCAGCTGTGGGCGCCTAG